From the Candidatus Bathyarchaeia archaeon genome, the window CCAGTCCACAAACTCTCTCAAGTTCTTCGTTTGAATGTAGACGTCACCGGGACCAGTTACCTCAGTGACCAAGCCTTCGCCGCCTAGAAGAGTCTCTTTCAAGCCTCCGAATTTGATCACTTTGTATGGGCAGGTGTCGCTGAAAGCCACAAGGTGGAAGTTGTCGACAATCATCTTTTCTCCAGACTTCAGAGTATGCTTGTCGATGGCGCCGAACGTGTTTATGAAAAGCATCCCCTTACCGGACACTTTGATCATGAACAGGCCTTGACCGAACAAACCTTTCGTGAAACCTTGCCACTGCACATCTAGGTTCACGTCTTTTGTGGAAGCGATGTACGAGGATTTCTGAACTATGTATCCCTGCGTCGGTGAAACATCAAGAACTTCGATGTCTCCTACCGGCGCTGAGACAAACGCTGCCTCTCCGGGTTCAGAAGCCGCAGTGTAGTCGTTGACAAAGAATGACTGTCTGCCAAGAAACGTTAGTCCAAGTGTTCCCAGGAAGCTCTTCTCTCTCATCCGCGTCTTCACGTCAATACTGGGATTCATGTAGGTCATGGCGCCAGACTCGGCTGTTATGGTCTCGCCTGCATCCAATTGTACGACAAGCATGCTGTAAGACGGCTTGTACCGTATATCATACTTCAAAGCGTTCTAAACCTCCAAACCACTGGGACACCTTCTCTATGTGGAAGTTATTAAGCGCTCCTCCTATCAACTTCTGCCATATTACGATATTGAAATAACGACTTTAATTTTGGAAAACAATGATGCCTCTTGAGATTCTCCATGTCCTCTTACAGATGCGACGATTACTCATGCTTCGGCAACGAAACCGAAATTCTTGAACGAACAATTAATGGAAAAAAGGCGCGAGTACAGTG encodes:
- a CDS encoding TIGR00266 family protein: MKYDIRYKPSYSMLVVQLDAGETITAESGAMTYMNPSIDVKTRMREKSFLGTLGLTFLGRQSFFVNDYTAASEPGEAAFVSAPVGDIEVLDVSPTQGYIVQKSSYIASTKDVNLDVQWQGFTKGLFGQGLFMIKVSGKGMLFINTFGAIDKHTLKSGEKMIVDNFHLVAFSDTCPYKVIKFGGLKETLLGGEGLVTEVTGPGDVYIQTKNLREFVDWLWTLLESRVQSRAR